The genomic stretch AAAACAGGCAAGGGACgatataaaaataagagcctttgcctcagtcactgggcatcCCAGTCAGGATCCCTCTCTTTTGAGAGCTgcgactcttttttttttaataaactatcctcttttgcaactccctgcctctccctggtcctTGCTTCCATTCTTAGATTTCGCCCCGGCACTCAGAAATTTTCCTACATCATAATcaccttaaatatttcttttccaccCAAGAGCAAGATCCCAAAGGGACTGGAGGAAACAGAAGAGTTAATTTCATCGCTAAATGGATGGGGGTTGGGAGGTCTGCCTGGCTTCAGCCTGAGGTCAGTTGCCACCGGATATAGGGATATACGGAGCCCCCTCTACCTTCCCCTGGAGATGCAGTTAGAACAGGGCTCTGCGTACATTTTCAGGCCGGCTGTCTGTGGAAGGGAGTGTGTGTTGGAGGCCGCTATGGCTGTCTGTGGTTAGCCTGGCGGTGGACCGGAAATGAGACACGGGCCTGGGCCCCATGTGTTTGCATAACCActgcctttctttttgtttgggcTAACCTTACCCTAGCAGCGGCAGACCTTCGCACTCTAGCaggtaaataaaaaaaaggaaggggcaCAAAGGTGAGATGCTTGTACTTTATCGGGGGAGCCAGGCCGGGCTGTGGAGGACAGAGTAAAGGAAGTGTGCGTGGATTGGCAGGGACTTTAGAAGTTGGCTGTCTTCAGCTTCCAAATCATAAGCACACAGTGGGCTTTTTAGCATTTTgttctaaaacaaagaaacaacaaacttaaaaaaaaccccaaacaatatTGAATGAACCTCAGAGTTAGACCCACATGACGATACACAGAAACTTCCATGTCAGCTAAGAGATTCAGTTGCTCTGCGAGGAACTCAGCTCGCAAGGGCTTTGATTATTTCTCAGAAGCCTCTTAACAAGAGGTGAGATGACGGTACCTGCTTCCCCAGGAATATGTGCATTGTGACTCTCCTGTCTGGATTAGAAAAGGGTCCACAAAATGGGCCGACAATGCAGCCGAGGGATTTGGGGGATCCACTGCCAAGGAGTGTGAGTGAAGGAAGCCGGGTACCATGAGTCTCATGATGCTATCCTCGGCCTGCTGGGGAGGGTGTCCACCAGCCTCTTCTCCATCGCTGCGTCGCGCATGTCTGCATCCGGGCTGAAAAGTTCAATTGTGGCCTCATGCTCAGAAAGCATGCCCAGAAAGAGGGTTTTAATGACATGGAGAAAGCTTGTGCAGATCTCTGCAGAAGCTGGAGCACAGAAGACAGAAAGCTCATCTATTTTGGCCCTTTTCCAAGCTGGCCAGCCCCGTGGCTGGGCCTGCCGCAGATGCAAACAGCCGGGCCTGTCAGCAAGAGATAGCAGCCTTTTCGTCGATGGAGTAGACTGTGAGATCTGGTGTTGCTCCAAGCAGTTGGCTCGTTGGTGCTGTGTGGATACTTTCTGGGTTGCAGCCAGCTTTCTGTGGCTTGCCTGAGCCTcctttgcacttcctgggttggggtggggcaAAATGCCACTTATTCTTTCTGTTAGGGTTCTAGGCAGAGTATTGATAGTAGAAGCTGCTGATCTGAGTTTTGATGCAGtgtgggggctgggaagaggtCATTGAGGGTTTCTGGTTGTTGTCCTAGATGGTCTGAGCCACTTGATGCTGGGGGCATGTAGCAAAGTCAGGTTCTGGCAGGAAGGAGCACTTGTACCAGCCACGCGCGAGCCCCTGAGCCTGGCCGGAACAGGCCTGCACCATGAACGCTGGGCTTTGTGGCACACTCACCGGCAGACAGAAACGCTTCTTGTGTCTGTTTCTTGCCCCACCGTGTTCCTTTCACCCAGAGTGATCCCCAGGTTTTTGCTCCCTTTTCAGGTCCCTGTCCCAGGAACCTGGGTGAGAGTCACCATTTCCTACTCCCTGAGTGCTTCATCTTCCCACTAAGTCAAATCCCCATCCTTGAATTCTCTGCCTGGTGTGCGCATTTGGCTTTTCTGCCTAGACTCCTGGGCCCCACCAAGTCACAAGTCAAACCCTTTCCAGAACGTAGGTCTCTGCTTGGTAACTTACTGTATCCTTGTGTAGCTCAGGTTTCTCACCTATAAAAGGGGGTAGCATCCCTACTTCATAGGGtcgttttaaaaatgaaagagataatATGTGAAAGGGGTTTAGAACAGTGATAGGTGAAACTGTAAGTGCTCACTAAGTGTTAGATAGCGTTGCTGTTATTAGATGTGCACACACAAATGTGCAAACGTGTCCCAGACCCACCCCTAACACATCTCAGCCCATTCTCGCTGAGCCACCCTCTTTGTACACAGCACTGAGACCTTtgaattaaaatgcatttcagtCCTAAGTGTTGTTTCCCCTTTAAAACAAATGCCTCTACACAATAGTTGTTCCATTGCCTCCTGGATTTGGTTTTCTAACTcccctgccacccctccccccaggaccATAAAACTTATCTCTGTGGGTATTATGAAACATTTGAAGTGAATTCATTGGAATTTGTTcaaaattcttgttttgtttgttaagagGAGAATAAGAGGCTGATACAGAGTAAAAAACAGGTAACCAATTCCCCAAAATCAGAGGACTTGTTTGGAGGTGTGATccactttcctccttctctctctctcctctctctctctctctctctgtctctctctctgtctctcgctttctctccctcctttcctctcaggGACATCTGCGACTGTTTAGAGACTCCTAATCCTTTCTGCAGAAGACAACAATGTTTAGAAAGCTCCACTTTGGGTTGGCTCTTTCCCAAAGGGAAGATCCCTTTCCAGAACATTCCTCCGTCCAGAATGGGAGACCTTGCCTTGGGTTGGGTTTCTTTTGGAGACATGAGGTTCTGCAGCTCCTTCCAGCCCCTTTGGCTGCCAGCATCGGTGGAGACCCCAAACCTGGAGGTTGCACCAATGTCTCTTGGCATCTTGGGATCTGTCCAAGACGGGGCTTTGGGGAGTGCATCATTCCTCTTCTGTTGGTCATTGGAGACATGCGTTTTTGTCTACCCCTCCCTCTGGTCTATTCCATTCTGAGGGTGTTGAATACGGGAGATGGGAACCTTCTCAGATTTCCTCACAGGCTTGGGGCACTGCCCAGCTTCCTGGCTGGGCGGCAGCATTCCCAGGACCTTCCAACATCTAAGCAGAGGGCACAGACAGCTACTCCTCTCCTGAGCAGAACCGGGTGGCAGAGAGAGTTCCTGAGCCCAGCTTGGGGATGAGGGGAGCTCACCAGGGCTGCAGCAGAAAGCCAGGGTGACCAGGGCAAGGGTGATAGCGAGATTCATGGTGGCATGAGGCTGGTGAGTGAGGCTCCCGGTGGTTGGATCCAGGGTCTTGTGTGGCATGTGCCCAGCGGAAGCCTTCTTATATGCTCCAGGCTGccctggagggaggagggcagggcgAGGGCTCCTCTTATGGGACCACTCTATTTACTTGGGCATCAACTCGGCGGAAAAAgtaaatattctcttttctcaACTCAGCTTCTGTTCCCATCAAAATTGAGCTCACACTGGGGCGgctgggatggctcagttggttagagtgcaagctttTAACCACAAGGTTggtggttcaattcccgcatgggatggtaggctgcgcccccctgcaactaagactgaaaacggcaactagacttggagctgagctgcgccctccacaactggattgaaagacaacaacttgacttggagctgatgggccctggaaaaacacactgttccccaatattccccccccaaaaaagaaaaacaacagaaaacaaaaacagctcaCACAATGGGCCACTCGGGTGAGGGGGAGAATCCAGAGTCCTATGTGGGGGCAGCAGGGGGACGAGTCAGAGAACATGGAGACCTGACCACCTGTGCCGCGCTGTGTACCTGAGTACTGGGGCAGTCTGGGTCGACAGAAGCAAATGTAGGACCCACCTAGATCCATCACCCCAGGAGGCCCATAACCCTCACAAGTGGCAGCGACAGGACTGGGACTTGGGACTCCTGATACTCCATTGAGTCCTTCCACGTCCCTTCCCCAAAGGAAGGAGGCTGACGCTCTAGTCTTGAGGATCACATGGTCCAGGACATCACTGTGGTCAGACTTGGAGGAGACCCTGAACGGAAGTATGCTGACAGATAAAGGACTGCTCCAGAATGCCCATCCGAAGCCCAAGCCCCATTCAGGCTGGAGAGTGCACTGCTCCCGGCATGGTTTGTTCCCAACGAAACTGCTCCGGGGTCCTGCCCATCTGGTGGCCAAATCCAGGGCACCTTCAGTCCTTATCTCACTTGACCCTCTTGATGTTTCCTTCTTGAGCTGTTTTCACACCTGCGTTCCCACGGCTcagttctttcctgtttttttccccgACCATCCTTTTTGTTCTTCAGACATTTATTCTTTACTGACTGCATTTATGTGTTGGTGGTTCCAGGCCTTGGCTGCAGCCCCCTTCTCGCCTCCCATCCCACTTCCTGTGGCTGCTCCCTTCCAGAAGCTCTCAACCCCCGAGTCTAGAGCACAGGCCTGGCCTGGTCAAAGTCAATTCCTAAGTGGCTTCCTGAGAAAGTCCATCAGACAGATCTTTTAAAAACCCACTGGTCATATTATTCGCCTTCTTGAAACCCTTTGAAAGCTTCTTTTTGTGGACGGGAGAAAATTCAAGTGTGATTTACAAGACACCTGTCCACTGGCCTTTGCTTACCCTTGGAGCCTCATTTCTCCACTCCCCTGCACGGTGATCTCAGCTTACCTTAGTGTTTGTGGATTCAGAAACGTTTCATGTGTTTCTTCGTGCCTTTCTACCTTTGTACAAGTAATGACTCGTGCCTGGAATACACATCTCCTGCCTTGTCTACTTGTCCTAATCCTATTGGTACTTCAAGATTCAATTgcatgtcattcattcattcattcattcatctcagCAGCTGCTTTCATGACAGGAATGCAGTGATGAATGAAGTTGGCCCAGGTCCCTGTCGCTGTGGAGCTTCCCTATGGTGGAGGAGATAGACAAGCCAAtgtgaaatgaacaaaataacagCAGGTGTGCTAAGTGCTAGGGGAGAACGAAGCAGGTGCTAGCATAGAAAAGAAGAGTGAGGTCTACTTAAGTGGGGGAATCAGGGTGGTCCCCTCGGAGTAGGTGACTCAGTGCTGAGACCCACAGAGGGGACGCCCAGTACCGAGGCTACCAGGTGTCCCAAGACAGGCTCTCCCATCCCAGTCCTTGGGAGAGCCTTgcctggggtgtgggtgggggacaTTTCTCTGCCTGCCTGGGAGCCACAGGGCAAGAGCTTTGTCTGACTCGCCTTGTGGGACAGTTTGGCAAAAAGTGTTAGTGAAAGTCAGAACTTCTTAGACTCTAACaaaggagtgtccaaacttttttcaacagttttcaccaagggccatatgcggtaaaacacacacacagccgggccactcactcgaggtgaagtacgtattgcctcacctggtttatttaagtaaactcaatatatttttggaatttgctgcgggccaattaacaatggattgcgggccacagttggcccgagggctgcagtttggacacccctgctctaacaCCTGCTCCTCAAATCCTTAAACGCCACACACTGTGAGCTCCAGGCTGGAACCCTCAAGCCTGCTTTAGCACATGGTGAGCTGGGGGCCACTGTTTCTGGCTACATgtaccctgttttcctgaaaataacaccacgtcttatattaatttttgctccaaaagatgcattagggcttatgttcagggggtgtcatcccgaaaaatcatgctagggcttattttccggttaggtcttatttttggggaaacacggtagacagtGGCCTGGTCACTGTGCAATAAGAAGCTGTCTGGGGGAAGACAAGCCACTTGGTTATTAGCTCTGTTGGGATGGCAGTGAATTGGCACCGCTCCTGCCAGGGGCACGCCAACCAaaagcctcccccaccccctgtaTTTGCTGTGCCTGCGTGAGCTTTAGGGGCAGGGCCTGGCCACAGCTAGGGGAGTGGCCAGGGACCCTGCCCTGGGCCCAACCTTCCTTGGGTCTCCAGCCAGCCTGGCCCCTGGCTCTGGCCTGTGAGAGGAGCAAGAGAACCTCAGCCATAACCCGAGGGTGGGAGGATCCTGGGGGATCTGAAAGCCCTGACTGGGGGTTTGGACGGTGAGATCTGCTGGCCCCTCCCATGCATtcgaggtgtgtgtgtgtgtgtgtg from Rhinolophus ferrumequinum isolate MPI-CBG mRhiFer1 chromosome 11, mRhiFer1_v1.p, whole genome shotgun sequence encodes the following:
- the SCGB1A1 gene encoding LOW QUALITY PROTEIN: uteroglobin (The sequence of the model RefSeq protein was modified relative to this genomic sequence to represent the inferred CDS: inserted 1 base in 1 codon), whose amino-acid sequence is MPHKTLDPTTGSLTHQPHATMNLAITLALVTLAFCCSPASAEICTSFLHVIKTLFLGMLSEHEATIELFSPDADMRDAAMEKRLVDTLPSRXEDSIMRLMANHRQP